From Phycisphaerae bacterium, the proteins below share one genomic window:
- a CDS encoding type II toxin-antitoxin system VapC family toxin: MRDFLVDTNIWGYWFNPDQEPWHSNVLKRVAELKQQCKNSKESFKIWISSVTWGEIEFGYRVQKKKDGSLETQFRQFVNDVAPIEYKIDKHVTLQYGRIRAMLFEKFGGDKKVAGRRPEQLIDPITSLQLQIQENDLWIVSQAITRNFTLVTNDTKSLRPLLDVIGKELYLENWAVGNQ; the protein is encoded by the coding sequence ATGCGTGATTTTCTTGTTGATACAAATATCTGGGGATATTGGTTTAATCCTGATCAAGAACCGTGGCATAGCAACGTACTAAAGCGTGTTGCTGAACTCAAACAACAATGTAAAAATAGCAAAGAGTCATTTAAAATTTGGATTTCTTCAGTAACGTGGGGGGAAATAGAATTCGGCTACCGCGTGCAGAAAAAGAAAGACGGTTCCTTAGAAACGCAATTCAGACAGTTTGTTAATGATGTTGCTCCTATAGAGTATAAAATTGACAAACATGTTACATTACAGTACGGACGAATACGAGCAATGCTATTTGAGAAGTTCGGAGGAGATAAAAAGGTTGCGGGACGTAGGCCTGAACAACTCATAGATCCTATTACTTCGCTTCAGCTTCAAATTCAGGAAAACGATCTTTGGATTGTTTCTCAAGCTATAACAAGAAATTTTACTCTGGTTACAAACGATACTAAATCTTTACGACCACTTTTAGATGTAATAGGCAAAGAATTATATCTTGAAAATTGGGCAGTAGGGAACCAATAA
- the amrB gene encoding AmmeMemoRadiSam system protein B, whose amino-acid sequence MAARKPIVAGQFYPGTEKQCRSEIADCITDRPVTAKLPEKIVAGIVPHAGWTFSGDLTGMVFKAIEKANKTVDTFVIFGATHSHFGSAAAVYDKGSWATPLGEIKIDEELAAAIIKKSRVAKSNPDAHKYERNSIEVQIPFIQYLFKDAKIVPILTPPADSAIAVGNDAAECIKSAPDKKIVCIGSTDLTHYGPGYGFNPQGIGESGIKWAKNVNDKAFINLAIEMKAQQILTEAMEKQNACGPGAAAAAITAAKALGKTKGILLAHTHSNEVMERKFNQPGKESVGYAAIVY is encoded by the coding sequence ATGGCAGCACGCAAACCAATCGTGGCCGGCCAGTTCTACCCCGGCACGGAGAAACAATGCCGGTCAGAAATCGCCGATTGCATCACCGACCGTCCAGTAACGGCCAAATTACCCGAAAAAATCGTTGCCGGCATCGTACCCCACGCAGGCTGGACATTCAGCGGCGACCTTACAGGAATGGTCTTCAAAGCAATCGAAAAGGCAAACAAAACCGTCGATACCTTCGTCATATTCGGAGCGACACACAGCCATTTCGGCTCGGCCGCGGCCGTCTATGATAAGGGAAGCTGGGCCACGCCGCTGGGCGAGATAAAAATCGATGAAGAACTGGCCGCGGCAATAATCAAAAAAAGCCGAGTCGCTAAATCGAACCCCGACGCCCATAAATACGAACGCAACAGTATCGAAGTGCAAATCCCATTCATTCAGTACCTTTTCAAAGATGCGAAAATCGTACCAATCCTGACGCCGCCGGCAGATTCGGCCATCGCGGTTGGAAACGATGCGGCTGAATGTATAAAATCGGCGCCGGATAAAAAAATAGTCTGCATCGGCTCAACCGACCTGACACATTACGGGCCGGGATATGGTTTTAATCCGCAGGGTATCGGAGAGTCTGGAATTAAATGGGCAAAAAATGTCAATGACAAGGCGTTTATAAATCTGGCTATCGAAATGAAGGCTCAGCAGATATTAACCGAAGCGATGGAGAAGCAGAACGCCTGCGGGCCCGGCGCGGCCGCGGCGGCAATTACCGCAGCTAAGGCATTAGGCAAAACGAAAGGCATTTTACTTGCCCATACTCACAGTAACGAGGTTATGGAGAGAAAATTTAACCAGCCCGGCAAGGAAAGCGTCGGCTACGCGGCGATTGTGTATTGA